In the genome of Helicovermis profundi, the window AAAAAGCTAAATTAACTTCGTATTTTGAAAATAAAAATGCAAAATACATACCAAGTGAAATAGAAAAACAATATGTTACCCCGTATTTATAAATACTTTTTAATATATCAAATGCAATTAATTCTTCCGCTTTTTCAGATTTTCTATTTTTATAAAAGAGAAAACCAAATACTATAAAGGCTACTATTTGACTTAGCAAAACCAATATCATTTCAAGACTGTGTAAATTCTTCTCGCTTACAATTTCACTAATGAAATAAGTGAGTGGTGACATTTTCATAAATATTGTTTCTGCAGAAATATTATAGTTGAATCCAAAAAGTAATTTTGATATTAAATTCATCGTAAACGAATAAATTCCAATTGGAACTAGTAAAAAAATATAAGTGAGAACAACTTGAGCACTCGATTTCCCAGTGATTGTTGAAACTAACATTGAAAAAGTAAAAATTGATATATTAATCAGTAGTGAAATAATAGCAAAATTCCAAATTTCTAAATAATTAAGCGAAGATATCGATTTGCTAAATAATAATATAATATTCATTAATATAGAATTAAATAAAATCGGAGCCGAAAGTAATGTAATTCCTGAAATAATATGACTTCCAAACGCTTCACTTCTTGTAAACGGCATACTGTGAATAACACTAGAGCTTGATTTCTTATGAATATATCTAATTATAAAAACACTTGTAATAACTGGAATTACAATATATATCATTATTAATAAGGGATTTTGCATTTTAAGCAGATGCTTTGTAATACTATAATAATTTAAATTGTTATTATAATTTATATCAAAAAATACGCTAATTGGCATAATGAAAAATAAAATTACAGTATATAGAATTCCAATCCAACTGTTTAATTTTAAATCATTTAAAATAATGTTTTTATTATAAAATAATATTTTTAATTTCATATCCATCACCTCCAACTTCATAAATAAATACTTCTTCAAGCGTCAAACTAATAATATCAATCAAAGCAGGAGAAAAAGAATTATAATATTCTAACAGTTTTTCTTCATTACCTTTTACGATAATAGTTACAATACTTCCAGATATGCTGCTATTAATTATGTTCTCATCTTCAAGCATTTTTTTTGGAATTTTATCCTTAAATCCAATTTGGAGTTTATGAATATCATTCTTTGCACTACTTAATTCTTTTTCAAGAAGTAATTTACCTTTACTCATTATACCAACATGATCACAAACATCTTCAAGTTCTCTGAGATTATGCGAAGAAATAAGCACTGTAGTTCCTCTCTCAGATACATCTTGAAGAACTAAATTCCAAACTGACTTTCTAGCAACAGGATCAAGTCCATCTACCGGTTCATCAAGAATCATAATTTCAGGTTTCATAGAAATAATCATCCAAAATGCAACTTGTTTTTTCATTCCTTTTGACATTTTTCTTATCTTCATATTTTCATCAATACTAAATGCATTTTTAAGCGAATTATACCTATCAAATGACCAATTAGGATATATTTTAGAGTAAAATTTCGCAGTATCTTTTATAGTGTAATTTGAAAAAAAGTAAAGTTCATCAGAAATAAAACCAATTTTTTCTTTTAATTTTTTATTTTCATAAGGGTCTTCACCCATAATTTTCAAACTCCCATCATCTTTTTTATAAACACCCATTAAAGTTTTTAGAAGTGTTGTTTTACCGGCACCGTTCGGACCGACTAGTCCATATACTGAACCTTGTTCAACATTTATATCCATTCCATCAAGTGCAAAAAATCCATCAAATGTTTTCTTTAAATTAGAAGCATGTATCATTTTTATCCCTCCTCTATCTTTCGTACACTTTATTAACCATATCAACAATCTTTTTATGTGGAATACCTAAAAACTTTGCTTTTTCAAAACTCTCATAAATATCTTTAAGAATTTCATCGATTTTTACTGAATCCTTTATATTAACTTTTTCCATAACAAAAGAGCCTTTGCCTTTAAGAGAATATATATATCCACTTAATTCAAGTTCTTTATAC includes:
- a CDS encoding ABC transporter ATP-binding protein — encoded protein: MIHASNLKKTFDGFFALDGMDINVEQGSVYGLVGPNGAGKTTLLKTLMGVYKKDDGSLKIMGEDPYENKKLKEKIGFISDELYFFSNYTIKDTAKFYSKIYPNWSFDRYNSLKNAFSIDENMKIRKMSKGMKKQVAFWMIISMKPEIMILDEPVDGLDPVARKSVWNLVLQDVSERGTTVLISSHNLRELEDVCDHVGIMSKGKLLLEKELSSAKNDIHKLQIGFKDKIPKKMLEDENIINSSISGSIVTIIVKGNEEKLLEYYNSFSPALIDIISLTLEEVFIYEVGGDGYEIKNIIL
- a CDS encoding GntR family transcriptional regulator translates to MLFNIDLRSGKSINDQIVSNIKKLIVTEVIKPNEKLPSVRDLASTLTINPNTIQRAYKELELSGYIYSLKGKGSFVMEKVNIKDSVKIDEILKDIYESFEKAKFLGIPHKKIVDMVNKVYER